One stretch of Rhodoferax lithotrophicus DNA includes these proteins:
- a CDS encoding Bax inhibitor-1/YccA family protein, protein MTQRIQSIEPRYGYGSEVQERNKVLRNTYWLLAMSLVPTVLGAWLGVATGITQSLTGGLGMIVFLGGAFGFMYAIEKTKNSATGVPVLLGFTFFMGLMLSRMIAMVLGFKNGSDLIMTAFGGTAGVFFVMASLSSVIKRDLSGMGKWLFVGALAIMVGGIINVFVGSTAGMMVISMMAIGVFSAYMLYDLKQIVDGGETNYISATLALYLDIINVFQSLLALLGILGGERD, encoded by the coding sequence ATGACCCAACGAATTCAATCCATTGAGCCTAGATATGGTTATGGTTCAGAGGTACAAGAACGCAATAAAGTATTGCGCAACACCTACTGGTTGCTGGCCATGAGTCTTGTGCCTACGGTACTAGGTGCGTGGCTGGGTGTCGCTACTGGAATCACCCAATCTTTGACGGGCGGACTAGGAATGATCGTATTTTTGGGTGGTGCATTCGGATTCATGTATGCCATCGAAAAAACCAAAAATTCAGCGACTGGTGTTCCTGTTTTACTGGGTTTTACCTTTTTCATGGGGCTGATGCTTTCGCGCATGATTGCCATGGTGCTGGGTTTCAAAAACGGCTCTGACCTGATCATGACCGCTTTTGGCGGTACGGCTGGTGTATTTTTTGTCATGGCCAGCCTCTCCAGTGTAATCAAACGCGACCTATCCGGCATGGGCAAATGGCTGTTTGTGGGTGCGCTGGCCATCATGGTCGGCGGCATCATCAATGTGTTTGTGGGTTCCACAGCAGGCATGATGGTGATTTCAATGATGGCCATTGGAGTGTTCAGCGCTTACATGCTCTATGACTTGAAACAAATTGTGGACGGCGGTGAAACCAACTATATCAGCGCCACATTGGCACTGTATCTGGACATCATCAACGTGTTCCAGAGTTTGCTGGCACTGTTAGGTATATTAGGTGGCGAACGCGACTAA
- a CDS encoding GlcG/HbpS family heme-binding protein has product MQSKPMLQLVDVKIIAQAAELHATQNNWAVTIAVVDDGGHLLWLQRLDGAAAISVHIAPAKAHTAALGCRESKVYEEMINGGRSSFLSAPVITGMLEGGVPIMKDGFCLGAVGVSGVKSIEDAEIARAGIAALGL; this is encoded by the coding sequence ATGCAAAGCAAACCAATGCTTCAACTCGTAGATGTGAAAATCATCGCACAAGCTGCAGAGCTTCATGCAACCCAGAACAATTGGGCGGTCACGATTGCTGTCGTGGATGATGGCGGGCATTTGCTGTGGTTACAGCGGCTTGATGGTGCTGCAGCTATTTCAGTTCACATTGCACCTGCAAAAGCACATACAGCCGCTTTGGGGTGTCGCGAGAGCAAGGTTTATGAAGAGATGATCAATGGTGGGCGAAGTTCTTTTTTGAGTGCCCCCGTAATCACTGGCATGCTTGAAGGTGGTGTGCCGATCATGAAAGATGGTTTTTGTTTGGGCGCTGTGGGGGTCAGCGGCGTGAAGTCGATCGAAGATGCTGAAATTGCACGTGCTGGTATTGCAGCCTTGGGGCTTTGA
- the ppsR gene encoding posphoenolpyruvate synthetase regulatory kinase/phosphorylase PpsR gives MPNRTVFFVSDGTGITAETFGGAILAQFEANLHRVRLPFVDTVDKAHQTVRQINQAGAHDNKRPIVFTTLANDEVLKVISDGCNGMLLDMFSTFVHPLEKELGIKSNHRIGRFSDSSKSKQYQSRIDAINFSLDHDDGQSHRDLASSDVILVGVSRSGKTPTSLYLAMQYGLKASNYPLIPEDFERQDLPPALKPHQKKLFGLTIQPERLSEIRNERRPNSKYASLENCRHEVQQAEAMMRRSGIRWLSTTTKSIEEISATILQELRPEQLAF, from the coding sequence ATGCCCAACCGCACCGTTTTTTTTGTATCTGATGGCACCGGCATCACGGCCGAAACATTTGGCGGAGCCATACTTGCCCAGTTTGAAGCCAACTTGCACCGTGTTCGATTGCCTTTTGTAGACACGGTAGATAAGGCACACCAGACCGTCAGACAAATCAATCAGGCTGGTGCTCATGACAATAAACGGCCCATTGTGTTCACAACATTAGCCAATGATGAAGTTCTCAAAGTTATCTCGGACGGATGCAATGGGATGCTATTGGACATGTTCAGTACTTTTGTTCACCCCTTGGAAAAAGAACTGGGTATCAAATCCAATCACCGAATAGGCCGGTTCAGCGACTCCAGTAAAAGCAAGCAATACCAGTCACGAATTGATGCTATAAATTTCTCACTGGATCATGATGATGGTCAATCACACCGCGACCTGGCAAGTTCTGACGTGATATTGGTAGGAGTCAGTCGTAGCGGGAAAACACCCACATCCCTTTATTTGGCAATGCAGTATGGACTGAAGGCCTCTAACTACCCACTGATCCCAGAAGACTTTGAGCGTCAAGATTTACCTCCAGCCCTCAAACCACATCAAAAAAAACTATTTGGTTTAACGATCCAACCAGAGCGATTAAGTGAAATTCGCAATGAACGCCGACCGAATTCAAAATACGCATCGCTTGAAAATTGTCGCCATGAAGTTCAGCAAGCAGAGGCAATGATGCGTCGTTCCGGCATTCGCTGGCTATCAACCACAACCAAATCAATTGAAGAAATATCTGCGACTATTCTTCAGGAGTTGCGTCCAGAACAGCTAGCTTTTTGA
- the ppsA gene encoding phosphoenolpyruvate synthase encodes MSDLFAPTDLVVPFENLRMTDVDSVGGKNASLGEMISNLPTGVKVPTGFATTAHAFREFLAFGDLASKINARLSLLDADDVNALAVAGAEIRAMLESQPFPADLEQAIRKAFATLSGGSDQASFAVRSSATAEDLPDASFAGQQETFLNVTGIEDVLHKIREVFASLYNDRAISYRVHKGFAHEHVALSAGIQRMVRSDLGAAGVMFTLDTESGFDQVVFITSSYGLGETVVQGAVNPDEFYVHKPMLKAGNLALIRRNLGSKLIQMQFSTPEEKAATGKLVKTTDVPTELRNRYSLTDADVQKLASYALVIEEHYGRPMDIEWGKDGLDGELYILQARPETVKSQAAGKVEHRYKLKGKGAVLVEGRAIGQKIGTGPVKVVHNISEMDRVQAGDVLVTDMTDPNWEPVMKRASAIVTNRGGRTCHAAIIARELGIPAVVGCGNADQILKDGMLVTVSCAEGDTGFIYDGLLETEVTEVQRGSMPEIDVKIMMNVGNPQLAFDFCQLPNAGVGLARLEFIINNNIGVHPKAILDYPNIDSDLKKAVESVARGHASPRAFYVDRVAEGVATIAAAFWPKPVIVRLSDFKSNEYRKLIGGSRYEPEEENPMLGFRGAARYVSEDFGEAFAMECEALKRVRQDMGLTNVQVMVPFVRTLGQAQKVTELLAAQGLKRGENGLKLIMMCEIPSNAILAKDFLQYFDGFSIGSNDLTQLTLGLDRDSGLELLAKDFDERDPAVTTLISMAISACRAEGKYIGICGQGPSDHPDFAHWLMKEGISSISLNPDTVVATWQNLAKQ; translated from the coding sequence ATGTCTGATCTTTTCGCACCGACCGATTTGGTCGTTCCTTTTGAAAATCTTAGGATGACCGATGTGGACTCGGTTGGTGGTAAAAATGCTAGCTTAGGTGAAATGATCTCCAATTTACCGACTGGTGTCAAAGTACCTACAGGTTTTGCGACCACTGCTCATGCTTTTCGTGAATTTTTAGCATTTGGTGATTTGGCCAGCAAAATCAATGCACGCTTGAGTTTGCTTGATGCTGACGATGTAAATGCCTTGGCTGTGGCTGGTGCAGAAATTCGTGCAATGCTAGAAAGCCAACCGTTCCCGGCTGATCTTGAACAAGCAATTCGCAAGGCTTTTGCCACTTTATCTGGTGGCAGTGATCAGGCTTCTTTCGCAGTTCGATCTTCCGCCACTGCGGAGGACTTGCCAGATGCTTCTTTTGCTGGGCAACAGGAAACTTTCCTCAATGTGACAGGTATTGAGGATGTGCTGCACAAAATTCGTGAGGTGTTTGCTTCGTTATATAACGACCGTGCTATCAGTTATCGGGTTCATAAAGGTTTTGCGCATGAACATGTAGCGCTCAGTGCTGGAATTCAACGTATGGTCCGCTCCGATCTGGGTGCTGCGGGCGTGATGTTCACACTGGATACGGAATCTGGTTTTGATCAAGTCGTTTTTATTACTTCAAGCTACGGTTTGGGTGAGACGGTGGTGCAGGGTGCAGTGAATCCGGATGAGTTCTATGTCCATAAGCCGATGCTCAAGGCGGGAAATTTAGCCTTGATTCGGCGTAATTTGGGCTCTAAATTGATCCAGATGCAGTTTTCTACGCCTGAAGAAAAGGCAGCGACAGGTAAGTTGGTTAAAACCACAGATGTCCCAACCGAGTTGAGAAACCGTTATTCGCTAACTGATGCAGATGTGCAAAAGCTCGCATCCTATGCGTTGGTGATTGAAGAGCATTATGGAAGACCCATGGACATCGAATGGGGCAAAGATGGCTTGGATGGTGAGTTGTACATTTTGCAAGCGCGTCCTGAAACGGTGAAAAGCCAGGCTGCAGGCAAAGTAGAGCATCGTTACAAGCTCAAAGGCAAAGGTGCTGTATTAGTCGAGGGACGAGCGATTGGACAAAAAATTGGCACTGGCCCGGTCAAAGTTGTGCACAACATAAGCGAAATGGATCGCGTGCAAGCGGGCGATGTATTGGTGACAGACATGACAGATCCGAATTGGGAGCCTGTGATGAAGCGTGCCTCTGCCATTGTGACTAACCGTGGTGGTCGTACGTGTCACGCGGCCATTATTGCGCGCGAGTTAGGCATTCCTGCTGTCGTCGGTTGTGGCAATGCTGACCAAATTCTTAAAGACGGCATGTTGGTCACCGTAAGTTGTGCTGAAGGTGACACTGGCTTTATCTATGATGGTTTGCTCGAAACGGAAGTGACTGAAGTTCAGCGTGGTTCCATGCCCGAAATTGATGTCAAGATCATGATGAACGTGGGTAACCCACAATTGGCTTTCGATTTCTGTCAATTGCCCAATGCGGGTGTTGGCTTGGCTCGGTTGGAGTTCATCATCAATAACAATATTGGTGTGCATCCGAAGGCTATTCTTGACTATCCCAACATTGATTCTGATTTGAAAAAAGCAGTGGAGTCTGTGGCTAGAGGCCATGCATCTCCACGTGCCTTCTATGTTGATCGAGTTGCCGAGGGTGTTGCAACCATTGCTGCTGCATTTTGGCCGAAACCCGTGATTGTTCGTCTTTCAGACTTCAAGAGTAACGAATATCGCAAGCTCATTGGGGGCAGCCGTTATGAGCCCGAAGAGGAAAATCCAATGCTGGGTTTCCGTGGTGCTGCACGTTATGTGAGTGAGGATTTTGGCGAAGCTTTTGCCATGGAATGTGAAGCTCTTAAACGTGTTCGTCAGGATATGGGGCTGACCAATGTCCAGGTGATGGTGCCTTTTGTTCGAACATTGGGTCAAGCTCAAAAGGTGACTGAGTTGCTGGCAGCACAAGGTCTCAAGCGTGGTGAAAATGGCCTCAAGCTGATCATGATGTGTGAAATTCCGAGTAATGCTATTTTGGCTAAGGATTTTTTACAGTATTTTGATGGCTTCTCGATTGGCTCTAATGACTTGACTCAACTTACTCTGGGCTTGGATCGCGATTCAGGTTTGGAGCTTTTAGCCAAAGATTTTGATGAGCGTGATCCTGCCGTGACTACGTTGATCAGTATGGCTATTAGCGCTTGCCGAGCAGAGGGCAAATACATTGGCATTTGCGGTCAAGGTCCCAGTGATCATCCTGATTTTGCTCATTGGCTCATGAAAGAGGGTATTTCCTCAATTTCATTAAACCCAGATACTGTGGTGGCAACTTGGCAAAATCTTGCCAAGCAATAG
- a CDS encoding VC_2705 family sodium/solute symporter: MNPDKIEPQSQPLASVSSLRGWLLFFWFLASFGLVFFAQDLQQIVAGWPLAYWFAAQGSVLIFILVVALFAWFANRLEGVDEVPDPAYKRYVWRIHKRFALFVLFFLIFLAVLTLAEQSGLRKIWVGAIFLFATVFFYALVGIYGRTSAVSEYYVAGRRIPAMYNGMAVAADWMSAASFISMAGGLYLQGFSGSGSQPGGLVYVLGWTGGFCLVSLLVAPHLRKMNLYTVPDYFGVRYGGRWPRIIAAWAAVLCSFTYVVAQIYGVGLITSRLTGVQFEIGILLGLGGVLVCSFLGGMRAVTWTQVTQYVVLILAFLIPVSWLAYKQLGNPLAPLVYGQQLHKIAALERQLMASTAEQDVIYEYAKRSTDFALKLSNVPDSLEAERKLRKEEIKRLTESHADESVIVAARRELANMPRDEEIARDRWTRAMLENMERAQPLAGMPEHTRPFAGDSKGSENDQYLFNTSRRNFLALMFCLMIGTAGLPHLLTRFYTTRNVAEARNSVTWSLFFIALLYLAAPALAVLVKFEIMGNLVGQRFDELPIWIMQWAKVDPTLISVSDINGDHILQFAELKLGADIVMLATPEIAGLPYVVSGLVAAGGLAAALSTADGLLLTIGNALAHDLFYKGESIRSDAVRRVMLSKFALLLVALLAAYVAAQRPADILYLVSASFSLAGAAFVPAMTLGIFWSKATRQGAICGMLTGLGLTLYYMMINAPVVRSMLGLRGPGLWFDIEPVSAGVFGVGAGLIVTLLVSLLTPTSHAPRV, from the coding sequence ATGAACCCAGATAAAATCGAGCCGCAGAGCCAGCCTCTCGCAAGTGTGTCAAGCTTGCGAGGCTGGCTTTTGTTTTTTTGGTTCTTGGCCTCATTTGGGCTGGTTTTTTTTGCTCAAGACCTGCAGCAAATCGTCGCAGGATGGCCTTTGGCATACTGGTTTGCTGCACAAGGCAGTGTCTTGATCTTTATTTTGGTGGTAGCACTGTTTGCATGGTTTGCCAATCGGCTGGAGGGCGTAGACGAAGTTCCAGATCCAGCCTATAAACGGTATGTTTGGCGCATTCACAAGCGATTTGCATTATTTGTTTTGTTTTTTTTGATATTTTTAGCGGTTCTAACGCTGGCTGAGCAATCCGGTTTGCGAAAAATTTGGGTAGGTGCCATTTTTTTATTTGCCACCGTGTTTTTTTATGCGTTAGTGGGTATTTATGGTCGTACGTCAGCTGTCTCTGAGTATTACGTAGCAGGTCGGCGCATTCCTGCAATGTACAACGGTATGGCCGTGGCGGCTGATTGGATGAGTGCTGCTTCATTCATCAGCATGGCTGGGGGGCTTTATTTGCAGGGATTCTCAGGATCTGGTTCTCAACCTGGTGGTCTGGTTTATGTATTGGGGTGGACGGGCGGGTTTTGTCTCGTGTCCTTGTTGGTAGCACCACATCTGCGCAAAATGAATTTATACACCGTACCTGACTATTTTGGTGTGAGGTATGGGGGCCGCTGGCCGCGAATTATTGCAGCATGGGCAGCAGTTTTGTGTTCCTTTACTTATGTGGTTGCCCAAATTTACGGTGTAGGTTTAATTACTTCGCGTTTGACCGGTGTGCAATTTGAAATTGGTATTTTGCTAGGGTTGGGCGGGGTGTTGGTATGTTCATTTTTGGGCGGTATGCGTGCCGTGACCTGGACCCAAGTAACACAATATGTTGTATTGATCTTGGCTTTTTTAATCCCAGTATCGTGGCTTGCATATAAACAGTTGGGAAATCCCCTTGCCCCCTTGGTTTATGGTCAACAGTTACACAAAATTGCCGCATTAGAACGCCAATTAATGGCATCAACGGCCGAACAGGATGTGATTTATGAATATGCAAAACGCTCTACAGACTTCGCTCTCAAATTAAGCAACGTACCTGATTCGCTTGAAGCTGAAAGAAAACTTCGTAAAGAAGAAATCAAACGCCTGACAGAGTCGCATGCAGATGAGTCTGTTATTGTTGCTGCGCGTCGAGAATTGGCCAACATGCCACGCGACGAAGAGATTGCACGTGATCGCTGGACGCGGGCCATGCTTGAGAATATGGAGCGTGCACAACCTTTGGCTGGTATGCCTGAACACACGCGCCCTTTTGCAGGTGATTCAAAAGGCTCGGAAAACGATCAGTACTTATTCAATACTTCGAGACGTAATTTTCTTGCTTTGATGTTTTGTTTGATGATTGGCACAGCAGGTTTGCCGCATTTATTAACACGTTTTTACACCACACGTAACGTGGCTGAAGCCAGAAACTCGGTGACATGGTCGTTGTTTTTTATTGCGCTTCTTTATCTTGCTGCACCAGCTTTAGCTGTCTTGGTGAAGTTTGAGATCATGGGGAATTTAGTAGGACAGAGGTTTGATGAATTGCCCATTTGGATCATGCAGTGGGCCAAGGTAGATCCCACACTGATTTCAGTCAGCGATATTAATGGGGATCATATTTTGCAGTTCGCTGAGCTCAAGCTTGGTGCAGATATTGTGATGTTGGCGACTCCAGAAATTGCTGGTTTACCATATGTGGTATCCGGTTTGGTTGCTGCTGGCGGCTTGGCTGCAGCCCTGTCAACTGCAGATGGCTTGTTGTTAACTATTGGAAATGCCCTGGCGCATGATTTGTTTTACAAAGGTGAAAGTATCCGCTCTGATGCCGTCAGGCGCGTGATGTTGTCGAAGTTTGCGTTGTTATTGGTCGCCTTGTTGGCGGCTTATGTGGCGGCTCAAAGGCCAGCCGATATTCTTTATTTAGTTTCAGCGTCATTTTCATTAGCAGGAGCAGCGTTTGTTCCGGCAATGACTCTTGGGATTTTTTGGTCTAAAGCTACACGTCAAGGTGCGATCTGTGGCATGTTGACTGGTTTGGGTTTAACGCTTTATTACATGATGATCAACGCGCCAGTGGTGAGGTCAATGTTAGGGCTGCGTGGCCCTGGTTTGTGGTTTGATATTGAGCCTGTGTCTGCTGGCGTGTTTGGAGTTGGTGCTGGTTTGATCGTTACGTTATTGGTCAGCCTATTGACCCCTACGTCTCATGCTCCCAGGGTTTGA
- the rpsF gene encoding 30S ribosomal protein S6, protein MRHYEIILMIHPDQSEQVPAMLERYKGMIVAGGGKVHRVEDWGRRQLVYMINKLAKAHYLCVNIEADQAVMAELEHAFKFNDAVLRHLTVLKKKAETGPSSMMKTVEREDARKTQQAEYQA, encoded by the coding sequence ATGCGTCATTATGAAATCATCCTCATGATCCACCCGGATCAGAGCGAACAAGTTCCAGCTATGCTAGAGCGCTACAAAGGCATGATTGTTGCTGGTGGCGGCAAAGTACACCGTGTTGAGGATTGGGGTCGTCGCCAATTGGTGTATATGATCAACAAGCTGGCTAAGGCTCACTATCTGTGTGTCAACATTGAAGCTGACCAAGCTGTGATGGCTGAACTTGAGCACGCCTTCAAGTTCAATGACGCTGTGTTGCGCCATTTGACAGTGTTGAAGAAGAAAGCTGAGACTGGCCCCTCTTCAATGATGAAAACAGTTGAACGTGAAGATGCTCGCAAGACGCAACAAGCCGAATACCAGGCTTGA
- the priB gene encoding primosomal replication protein N produces MAAVLAEIDVLRYTPSGVPALNCRLEHVSEVTEAGQVRQVKALVRSVSFASIAERLAHQDIGSSWIFKGFLATPLGTKQLVFHIQEFVKD; encoded by the coding sequence TTGGCAGCTGTTTTGGCTGAAATTGATGTATTGCGATACACCCCCTCTGGAGTTCCTGCGCTAAATTGTAGGCTTGAGCATGTTTCGGAAGTAACTGAGGCTGGTCAAGTTAGGCAAGTTAAAGCACTTGTGAGGTCGGTGAGTTTTGCTTCAATCGCGGAGCGGTTGGCGCATCAGGACATTGGCAGCAGTTGGATATTCAAAGGTTTCTTGGCAACCCCACTCGGCACCAAACAGCTCGTGTTTCACATTCAAGAATTCGTTAAAGATTAA
- the rpsR gene encoding 30S ribosomal protein S18 yields the protein MAGPKRFNNKDKRPKRPAQNLLFKRKRFCRFTVTGVEEIDYKDIDTLRDFIAENGKIIPARLTGTRAIFQRQLNTAIKRARFLAMLPYSDQHKI from the coding sequence ATGGCCGGACCAAAACGTTTCAATAATAAAGATAAGCGCCCAAAGCGCCCAGCTCAAAACTTACTCTTCAAACGCAAACGCTTTTGTCGTTTCACTGTGACAGGTGTTGAAGAGATTGATTACAAAGATATCGACACATTGCGTGATTTCATTGCTGAGAACGGCAAAATCATTCCAGCCCGTTTGACTGGCACACGTGCTATTTTCCAGCGCCAGCTCAACACTGCTATCAAGCGCGCACGCTTTTTGGCGATGTTGCCCTACAGCGATCAGCACAAGATCTAA
- the rplI gene encoding 50S ribosomal protein L9 — translation MQIILLDKVVNLGNLGEIVRVKDGYARNFLIPSGRARRATASAKQEFEARRVELEKAAAVKLAECQAVGEKLAGSTCKLTQKAGVDGRLFGSVTNADIAEELTKSGFAVTKAQVRMPNGPIKVVGDSTVSVALHTDVVVEITVSVYGETA, via the coding sequence ATGCAAATCATTCTGCTCGACAAGGTTGTTAACCTTGGTAACCTCGGTGAAATCGTTCGTGTGAAAGACGGTTATGCCCGAAATTTCTTAATCCCATCTGGTCGCGCTCGCCGTGCTACTGCATCTGCTAAGCAAGAGTTTGAAGCACGTCGTGTTGAACTTGAAAAAGCTGCTGCAGTCAAATTGGCTGAATGTCAAGCTGTTGGTGAAAAGTTAGCTGGCTCCACCTGTAAGCTGACACAAAAAGCGGGTGTGGATGGTCGTTTGTTTGGTTCAGTAACCAATGCTGACATTGCTGAAGAGCTTACAAAATCAGGATTTGCTGTTACAAAAGCACAAGTTCGTATGCCTAATGGTCCCATCAAGGTTGTTGGCGACAGCACGGTAAGTGTGGCTTTGCACACGGATGTAGTGGTTGAAATCACCGTATCTGTTTACGGCGAAACAGCTTAA
- the dnaB gene encoding replicative DNA helicase: MSVVPSTQANDFGVDRQVAQLRIPPHSIEAESSVLGGLLLDNAAWDRVSDVLTEQDFYRYEHRAVFASMSVLINGSKPADVITVYEQLQSSGKAEEIGGLSYLNALAQYVPSAGNIRRYAEIVRERSILRKLVSTSEEISANAFNPKGRPVASILDEAEQKIFNIGEEGARTKQGFQAMDTLVVDLLDRVQEMAENANDVTGVPTGFYDLDRMTAGLQAGDLVVLAARPSMGKTAFAINIAEHVALNEGLPVAVFSMEMGAAQLAVRIVGSIGRIDQGHLRTGKLTDDEWPRLSEAIEKLRTISLHIDETAGLTASELRANARRLARQCGQLGLIVVDYLQLMSGSSGSNGENRATELGEISRGLKMLAKELKCPVIALSQLNRSVEQRPDKRPMMSDLRESGAIEQDADIIMFIYRDEYYTKDACKEPGVAEVIIAKQRNGPTGTVKLAFLNRITKFESLATGGTGDF, translated from the coding sequence ATGTCTGTTGTACCCTCCACCCAGGCGAATGACTTTGGCGTGGATCGCCAAGTCGCCCAACTACGTATTCCACCACACTCCATCGAAGCTGAATCCAGTGTGCTCGGCGGCCTGTTATTGGACAATGCTGCCTGGGATCGGGTTAGTGACGTATTAACTGAGCAGGATTTTTACCGCTATGAGCACCGAGCGGTGTTTGCATCTATGAGTGTGCTGATCAACGGATCCAAGCCAGCAGATGTCATCACGGTGTATGAGCAGTTGCAGAGTTCTGGCAAGGCTGAAGAGATTGGCGGACTGAGTTATCTCAATGCGCTCGCACAGTATGTACCCAGCGCTGGCAATATCCGTCGTTATGCGGAAATCGTTCGAGAACGCTCGATTTTGCGTAAATTGGTTTCGACTAGTGAAGAAATATCGGCCAACGCCTTTAATCCAAAGGGGAGGCCAGTAGCCTCCATTCTGGATGAGGCAGAGCAGAAGATTTTCAATATTGGGGAAGAAGGCGCGAGAACCAAACAAGGTTTTCAAGCCATGGACACTTTGGTGGTTGATTTGCTGGATCGGGTCCAGGAAATGGCAGAAAATGCCAATGATGTCACGGGTGTACCCACAGGTTTCTATGACTTGGACCGCATGACTGCGGGATTGCAAGCGGGTGATTTGGTTGTATTGGCAGCGCGTCCCTCCATGGGGAAAACTGCTTTCGCCATCAATATTGCTGAGCATGTAGCCTTGAATGAGGGACTACCAGTTGCGGTTTTTTCTATGGAGATGGGTGCAGCCCAGTTGGCTGTTCGTATAGTTGGTTCTATTGGACGAATCGATCAGGGCCATTTACGCACCGGAAAATTGACCGATGATGAGTGGCCACGCTTGTCTGAGGCGATTGAAAAGTTACGTACCATTTCGCTGCATATTGACGAAACTGCAGGCCTGACGGCCAGTGAGTTACGGGCTAACGCGCGTCGTCTGGCACGTCAATGTGGGCAATTGGGGTTGATCGTGGTCGACTACCTTCAGTTGATGAGCGGTTCCAGTGGAAGTAATGGCGAAAACCGTGCTACTGAATTGGGAGAAATTTCCCGAGGTTTGAAGATGTTAGCCAAGGAGCTCAAATGTCCTGTGATTGCCTTGTCTCAGTTGAACCGTAGTGTGGAGCAGCGCCCAGACAAACGACCCATGATGAGTGACTTGCGTGAGTCTGGTGCCATTGAGCAAGATGCTGACATCATTATGTTCATTTATCGCGATGAGTATTACACCAAAGATGCCTGTAAGGAGCCGGGGGTGGCTGAAGTCATTATTGCCAAACAGCGTAACGGCCCTACCGGTACTGTCAAGCTGGCATTCCTGAACAGGATCACCAAGTTTGAGTCTCTGGCGACAGGGGGAACTGGCGATTTTTGA